From Toxotes jaculatrix isolate fToxJac2 chromosome 1, fToxJac2.pri, whole genome shotgun sequence, a single genomic window includes:
- the rassf10b gene encoding ras association domain-containing protein 10 gives MESEESKISVWVCREEKLVLGLSKRTTCADVVKVLLEDQTSQHGLSAAQSYCIVEKWRGFERILPNKTKILRLWAAWGEEQRNVKFVLVKSEASLANHGARSAEARVVLSKHNPCVTKGTARSPMGGISPEKQRRIVRKAFRKLEKINKKRAQAAHRDASSAEKMETLVHLVVSQDHTIRQQIQRITELDAEIERCEAKVHFDRIKRHGINYVQDTYLVDAAAASGQEDDKLCSTETLAKFEEYVRQCEEVVRLQEELWEQEALIDIITVQIQEELNHRWMQRRKEELQNKDTEPGEGAHSVPGTEADTASENELLLEEERIKTQLDASLYIGLRLNADLEAIRSDLELTQEICRAREKEMRDLLEKVNTLDIDEGTASEEKRSHGTDDKTGMMSTLERKSEWVEQARGLSKAHSANDDDSDTGLSSLHSQDSDSHPVWESLV, from the coding sequence ATGGAGTCGGAGGAGAGTAAGATATCAGTGTGGGTCTGCCGAGAGGAAAAGCTCGTCCTCGGCTTGTCAAAGCGCACAACCTGCGCTGATGTTGTCAAAGTGCTTCTGGAAGACCAAACCTCACAGCATGGCCTTTCCGCAGCGCAGTCGTACTGCATCGTGGAGAAATGGAGAGGTTTCGAGAGGATTCTGCCGAACAAAACAAAGATTCTACGGCTTTGGGCCGCGtggggagaagagcagaggAACGTGAAGTTTGTTTTGGTGAAAAGCGAGGCGTCTTTGGCGAACCATGGAGCCCGTAGCGCGGAGGCGCGTGTAGTGCTCAGCAAACACAACCCCTGTGTCACCAAGGGCACCGCACGGTCTCCCATGGGGGGGATCTCACCTGAAAAACAGCGTCGGATTGTTAGGAAAGCTTTCAGAAAGTTGGAGAAGATCAATAAAAAGAGGGCGCAAGCCGCGCACAGAGACGCGTCCTCTGCGGAGAAGATGGAAACTTTGGTTCATCTTGTGGTTTCTCAGGATCACACCATCCGCCAGCAGATCCAGAGGATTACAGAGCTGGACGCAGAGATCGAAAGGTGCGAGGCAAAGGTGCATTTTGACAGAATCAAGCGGCACGGGATTAATTATGTTCAGGACACGTATTTGGTGGACGCTGCTGCAGCTTCCGGCCAAGAGGACGACAAACTGTGTTCAACTGAGACTCTTGCCAAGTTTGAAGAATATGTCCGGCAATGTGAGGAGGTGGTTAGGCTACAAGAGGAGCTGTGGGAGCAGGAAGCTCTTATAGACATCATCACGGTGCAGATCCAGGAGGAGCTGAACCACCGCTGGATGCAGCGGAGGAAagaggagctgcagaacaaagacacagaacCCGGCGAGGGCGCACACTCTGTCCCCGGCACCGAGGCAGACACGGCATCAGAAAACGAGCTGCTTTTGGAGGAAGAGAGGATCAAAACGCAGCTAGATGCGAGTTTATACATCGGTCTGCGCCTCAACGCGGATTTAGAAGCTATTAGGAGCGATTTAGAGCTGACCCAGGAGATTTGCAGGGCGAGGGAGAAGGAGATGAGGGATTTGCTGGAGAAAGTGAACACTTTGGACATAGACGAAGGGACAGCCAGCGAGGAGAAACGTAGCCACGGGACAGATGATAAGACGGGGATGATGAGCACTttggagagaaagagcgagtGGGTGGAGCAGGCCAGGGGTCTGTCAAAAGCTCACAGTGCGAACGACGACGACTCAGACACGGGCTTAAGTTCTCTGCACAGTCAGGACTCAGACAGCCACCCTGTGTGGGAGTCACTGGTTTAG